One genomic segment of Trichocoleus sp. includes these proteins:
- a CDS encoding DMT family transporter — MKKYSKSLEVNSPDRLVNLGFIAIAFAALLWATGAIAASRLFQAGVTPTELTMLRSVIAAIGLGILLYGKPAARWQWDWKILSLGLCLAFVTVTYYIAISRLSVAVALVIQYTAPAIVVLLNALRNQRLPTLSTGLASLVALFGIMLVSGFGTSQLQLDFLGLVAAAFSALFFAGYTLFSEAVVNRYGALGVMFRGFVVSSLFWVTVQLAIEISQGLNHGAATKLFQLQTVPGVFPGILFVGIGGTLVPFCLLCWGIQQVKAERGAIGATLEPVLAAILAWLVLGQALTPAQILGSILVLGAVTSLQLRQVHPPLTPS, encoded by the coding sequence ATGAAAAAATATTCAAAATCACTTGAGGTTAATTCACCCGATCGCTTAGTGAATCTAGGGTTTATCGCGATCGCTTTTGCTGCACTTCTCTGGGCAACAGGTGCCATTGCTGCAAGTCGCTTATTCCAAGCAGGAGTGACCCCTACTGAACTAACGATGCTGCGATCGGTGATTGCGGCGATTGGTTTGGGCATCCTGCTCTATGGAAAACCAGCAGCTCGGTGGCAATGGGACTGGAAAATCCTGAGTCTAGGGTTATGTCTGGCATTTGTGACGGTGACTTATTACATTGCCATTTCGCGGCTCTCGGTTGCGGTAGCGCTTGTGATTCAGTACACGGCTCCGGCAATTGTCGTTTTGCTAAATGCACTCCGAAATCAGCGGCTTCCAACGCTCTCAACAGGATTGGCTTCTCTGGTTGCCCTGTTCGGTATCATGCTGGTGTCAGGCTTTGGAACCAGCCAACTTCAGCTAGATTTCCTCGGATTGGTTGCCGCTGCCTTTAGTGCCCTGTTTTTTGCGGGCTATACCTTGTTTAGTGAAGCTGTCGTCAACCGTTATGGCGCACTTGGGGTCATGTTTCGTGGCTTTGTCGTCTCAAGCTTGTTCTGGGTGACAGTGCAACTGGCTATCGAAATCAGCCAAGGGCTGAATCATGGGGCTGCAACAAAGCTGTTTCAACTCCAGACTGTTCCTGGTGTTTTTCCCGGTATTTTGTTTGTTGGCATTGGTGGCACACTGGTTCCGTTTTGTCTTCTCTGCTGGGGGATTCAACAAGTCAAAGCTGAACGAGGGGCGATCGGTGCGACCCTGGAACCTGTACTCGCTGCGATTCTTGCCTGGTTGGTCTTGGGTCAAGCACTCACTCCCGCTCAAATTTTGGGCAGCATTCTTGTGCTTGGTGCTGTCACCTCACTCCAACTCC
- a CDS encoding PAS domain S-box protein produces MKLLRSPQTTPLLSSAFYVRSSQQIETEIQEVLGFLPPFFMAAMGNSQVLESLWQQTLHQYIFNPLPDIFKEKLSAYLSRFCAIPYCMICHSCQLYSLGIHAKEILELLTALPPTDLAIEYYLKVLETLDDEILDLDQLEPEIETSLLACATFLALTSQQVERCNSALKRVLGTVNYQHLVAFIAFVKTCHVWVEAHPEICYKADYRVQQHFGRLVEENPDLADFFTHYWEQVQYDRQTWLEQQATIAERSRNEAVFRQVTDKNRCLAHALASMSEGVFVTDPNQTDNPIIYSNVAFSRSTEYPPEEVAGRNFQFLWGAATDRAVLDQIHQAIEARREIKATLLSYRKSGQPFWSELRITPVFSETSDLLYYVAIQTDITERKRAEEALRHSESTLRSFFNSASMMMGIVELREDDVLHISGNAATAQYFGIPSELMKNRLVSQMGVPEFYRKQWIQHYREAARTRCPVRFEYTREMPQGTVWLYVTVTAIADDEAQPLRFAYIAEDITERKQAEQKIREQAALLNIATDAIVVRDLNYKVLFWNRGAERLYGWQAEEVLGKKSLDLLYPKSHSQVNEALAIVMEQGEWQGELSMVTKAGKPSVVSSRWTLVRDEAQQPKSILVVDTDISEKKLLETQFLRAQRMESIGTLAGGIAHDLNNVLTPILSSAQLLLIQTDDKNTKQQRLLEMIQTNAKRGANLIKQVLSFARGVEGKHIALQARHLISEIRQIAQETFPKSIDLHIDLASNLWLVSGDATQLHQVLMNLCVNARDAMSKGGTLSICATNVWIDDHYKQMNFDAQPGAYVMISVSDTGTGIPPEVVDRIFEPFFTTKEMGKGTGLGLSTVLGIVRGHGGFVEVNSTLGQGTEFKVYLPAVKAEEPQISLEQELVLGQGELILVVDDEKMIREVSQATLEAYNYQVLTAADGIEAIALYAEHKSDIRLAIVDLMMPVMDGETTIHTLKKIDPQVKIIAVSGLMVSSQIAGTIGKEIYVFLNKPYSAKELVKAIQGVL; encoded by the coding sequence ATGAAACTGCTCCGATCGCCTCAGACAACACCCCTACTAAGCTCTGCTTTTTATGTGCGAAGTAGCCAGCAGATTGAAACAGAGATTCAAGAAGTGCTAGGTTTTCTGCCACCGTTTTTTATGGCAGCGATGGGTAATTCCCAGGTACTAGAGAGCCTGTGGCAGCAGACGCTCCATCAATATATTTTTAATCCCCTACCGGATATTTTTAAAGAAAAACTAAGTGCTTATTTATCGCGCTTTTGTGCAATCCCCTATTGCATGATTTGCCATAGCTGCCAACTCTATTCTTTGGGGATTCATGCAAAAGAAATTTTGGAATTATTGACTGCTCTACCTCCTACTGATTTAGCGATTGAGTATTATCTGAAAGTTCTAGAGACCTTGGATGATGAAATTTTAGATCTCGATCAACTAGAGCCTGAGATCGAAACAAGCTTGCTGGCTTGTGCCACATTTCTGGCGCTTACATCACAGCAGGTAGAGCGGTGTAATTCAGCGCTGAAGAGGGTTTTGGGAACGGTTAACTATCAGCATCTAGTTGCTTTCATTGCTTTTGTCAAAACCTGTCATGTTTGGGTTGAGGCACATCCTGAGATCTGCTACAAGGCTGACTATCGAGTTCAGCAGCATTTTGGTCGGTTGGTTGAAGAAAATCCTGATTTGGCGGATTTCTTTACTCATTATTGGGAACAAGTCCAGTACGATCGCCAAACTTGGCTAGAGCAGCAAGCAACGATCGCGGAACGAAGTCGCAATGAAGCAGTTTTTAGACAGGTTACAGATAAGAATCGCTGCTTAGCTCATGCTCTGGCTTCTATGTCAGAAGGTGTTTTTGTCACTGATCCAAATCAGACGGACAACCCAATTATTTATAGCAATGTCGCTTTTTCCCGCAGCACAGAATATCCGCCTGAAGAGGTGGCTGGGCGGAACTTTCAATTTCTTTGGGGCGCAGCAACCGATCGAGCAGTGCTAGATCAGATTCACCAGGCAATTGAGGCACGTCGAGAAATTAAAGCAACGCTGCTGAGCTACCGCAAGAGCGGTCAACCTTTTTGGAGTGAACTCAGAATTACGCCTGTATTCTCGGAGACAAGTGATCTCCTTTACTATGTCGCAATTCAAACTGATATTACTGAACGAAAACGAGCAGAAGAAGCGTTACGCCACAGTGAATCTACGCTGAGAAGCTTCTTCAACAGTGCCTCAATGATGATGGGTATTGTGGAGCTTCGAGAAGATGACGTCTTGCATATTTCAGGTAATGCAGCGACAGCTCAATACTTTGGCATTCCATCGGAATTAATGAAAAACCGACTCGTTAGCCAAATGGGTGTGCCTGAGTTTTATCGAAAACAATGGATTCAGCATTACCGAGAAGCCGCGCGAACACGCTGCCCGGTAAGGTTTGAATATACTCGTGAGATGCCTCAGGGTACAGTTTGGCTTTATGTGACTGTTACTGCGATCGCGGATGATGAAGCACAGCCTTTGCGGTTCGCTTACATTGCTGAAGATATTACAGAGCGCAAGCAAGCAGAACAAAAAATTCGAGAGCAGGCAGCCCTGCTGAACATTGCCACTGATGCGATCGTGGTGCGTGATTTGAACTACAAAGTTCTGTTTTGGAATCGAGGTGCAGAACGGCTCTATGGCTGGCAAGCTGAAGAAGTTTTGGGCAAAAAATCGCTCGATTTGCTTTATCCAAAATCACATTCTCAAGTGAATGAAGCCTTAGCAATTGTGATGGAGCAAGGAGAATGGCAGGGAGAACTGTCGATGGTGACAAAAGCGGGCAAGCCATCAGTGGTGTCGAGCCGTTGGACATTGGTTCGAGATGAAGCACAGCAGCCAAAATCAATTCTGGTTGTTGATACAGATATTAGCGAAAAGAAACTTTTAGAAACACAGTTTCTCCGAGCGCAGCGAATGGAAAGTATCGGCACATTAGCAGGCGGAATTGCTCATGATTTGAATAATGTTCTGACGCCAATTCTTTCTTCTGCCCAATTGCTGCTCATACAGACCGATGACAAGAATACTAAACAGCAGCGCTTACTAGAAATGATTCAAACCAATGCTAAACGAGGCGCAAATTTGATTAAGCAAGTCCTCTCGTTTGCGCGGGGTGTAGAAGGCAAACATATCGCGCTGCAAGCTCGGCATTTGATCTCAGAGATTCGGCAAATTGCTCAAGAAACGTTCCCTAAGTCGATCGATTTGCATATTGATTTGGCAAGTAATTTATGGCTGGTATCAGGAGATGCAACCCAACTCCATCAGGTGCTGATGAATCTCTGTGTTAACGCGCGAGATGCCATGAGCAAAGGAGGAACGCTGAGTATTTGTGCCACTAATGTATGGATTGATGACCACTATAAGCAGATGAATTTTGATGCTCAACCTGGAGCATACGTCATGATCAGCGTGTCTGATACCGGAACGGGCATTCCGCCTGAAGTGGTCGATCGCATTTTTGAGCCATTTTTTACCACGAAAGAGATGGGAAAGGGGACAGGACTGGGGCTTTCAACGGTGTTGGGAATTGTGCGTGGACATGGTGGTTTTGTTGAGGTTAACAGTACCCTGGGTCAAGGAACAGAATTTAAGGTTTATCTGCCTGCTGTTAAAGCAGAAGAACCGCAGATCTCTCTGGAACAAGAGTTAGTTTTGGGACAGGGCGAATTAATTTTGGTTGTTGATGACGAGAAAATGATTCGAGAGGTGAGCCAGGCAACCCTAGAAGCCTATAACTATCAGGTTCTCACTGCTGCTGACGGGATTGAAGCGATCGCCCTTTATGCCGAACATAAAAGTGATATTCGTCTCGCGATTGTTGATTTAATGATGCCTGTGATGGATGGTGAAACCACTATTCACACGCTGAAGAAAATTGATCCTCAGGTCAAAATCATTGCAGTTAGCGGCTTAATGGTCAGCAGCCAAATTGCCGGGACGATCGGCAAGGAGATTTATGTGTTTCTGAATAAGCCTTACTCAGCCAAGGAGCTAGTGAAAGCGATTCAGGGTGTGTTGTAG
- a CDS encoding 3'-5' exonuclease translates to MNTFVALDFETADSRRDSACAIGLVRVENNQIVDRAHYLIRPPRRQVFFTHIHGIRWHDVAHQPVFGEIWQIVEPLLKDADFIAAHNASFDQGVLYACCDAYRLPRPTHPFICTVQLARKTWNLHPTKLPNVCEFLNIALNHHQALSDAEACAQIVIAANQKNNEFK, encoded by the coding sequence ATGAATACGTTTGTCGCACTAGATTTTGAAACCGCAGACAGTCGTCGAGATAGTGCCTGTGCGATCGGGTTGGTTCGCGTGGAAAATAACCAAATTGTCGATCGGGCTCATTATTTGATTCGTCCGCCCCGACGGCAGGTTTTCTTTACCCACATTCATGGAATTCGCTGGCACGATGTTGCTCATCAGCCTGTCTTCGGCGAAATTTGGCAAATTGTTGAACCTCTACTCAAAGATGCTGATTTCATTGCAGCGCACAACGCCTCTTTTGATCAGGGGGTTCTCTATGCTTGCTGTGATGCCTATCGTCTGCCCAGACCAACGCATCCGTTCATCTGTACCGTGCAGTTAGCGCGAAAAACCTGGAATCTTCATCCCACCAAACTACCCAACGTTTGCGAGTTTTTAAACATTGCACTGAATCATCACCAGGCATTGTCTGATGCAGAAGCCTGTGCCCAAATTGTGATTGCTGCCAATCAAAAAAACAATGAGTTTAAATGA
- a CDS encoding alpha/beta hydrolase, whose protein sequence is MINAKRIDAKRLLAQATQVIRDRTAIELIQQIQHYTLSVSLQHQTISVSTAYVHRACPTTNTAPILLLPGFDSSLLEFRHLLPLLSTQQSVWAVDRFGSGFTEFVPGIAVDPGSIRQHLYAVWQAFIQRPVILVGASLGGATAIDFTLHYPELVRSLVLIDSVGFSGGFPIGQFLPDFVCDWGADWLFVRKWAAIGAASVFPDPALTDAIRCAQLHQAMPGWKQAIVSWTQSGGYDDLHSKIQAIKHPTLILWGEKDDVLGIADAHQFEQAIEQSKLQWIKHCGHTPHLEQPQQVASAIQTYNH, encoded by the coding sequence ATGATCAATGCCAAAAGGATTGATGCCAAAAGACTGCTTGCTCAGGCAACTCAAGTCATTCGCGATCGAACTGCGATCGAACTGATTCAGCAAATCCAGCACTACACGCTTTCCGTTTCGTTGCAGCATCAGACCATTTCAGTTTCTACCGCTTATGTTCATCGCGCCTGCCCGACTACAAACACTGCACCGATCTTGCTGCTTCCTGGATTCGACAGTTCCCTTCTCGAGTTCCGCCACCTGTTGCCGCTGCTGTCAACCCAACAATCGGTTTGGGCAGTCGATCGATTTGGTTCTGGCTTTACCGAGTTTGTGCCAGGTATTGCCGTTGATCCAGGCTCAATTCGACAGCACCTCTACGCTGTTTGGCAGGCTTTCATTCAACGTCCCGTTATCCTGGTTGGGGCTTCGCTGGGTGGAGCAACAGCAATCGACTTTACGCTGCATTATCCTGAACTGGTTCGATCGCTCGTCTTAATTGACAGTGTTGGCTTTTCAGGCGGCTTCCCGATCGGGCAGTTTTTACCTGATTTTGTTTGTGATTGGGGTGCAGACTGGCTGTTTGTTCGCAAGTGGGCTGCCATTGGCGCAGCGTCTGTCTTTCCAGATCCAGCCCTGACCGATGCAATTCGCTGTGCTCAACTCCATCAAGCGATGCCCGGATGGAAACAGGCGATCGTCTCATGGACTCAGAGCGGCGGATATGATGATTTGCACAGCAAGATCCAAGCAATCAAACATCCAACGTTAATTCTTTGGGGCGAAAAAGATGATGTGTTGGGGATAGCAGACGCTCATCAATTTGAACAAGCGATCGAGCAAAGTAAACTGCAATGGATCAAACACTGCGGTCACACACCTCATCTCGAACAACCACAACAGGTCGCCTCAGCGATACAAACCTATAATCATTAA
- a CDS encoding patatin-like protein, with translation MPSKLQEKPEFRQEFRLGLVVYGGVSLAIYMNGVCREFYEAVRGRGIYKLIKALTDSDIIVDVVSGTSAGGVNGVLLSYALTNSNEKIAVEFENFANIWRESGDIGKLLRSVEPFQVPTPERKVNSLLDGEGYYESQLFQALQAAKLEPTRFTSEWFSESSELDLFVTGTDVLGKVSTAFDNTGRVIEVKDHRSVFHLKHRRDRKEPFVPEPITQRALAKLCRITSCFPVAFPVVCVKLDSSNDPDSKLVEWGALKNRSLPAREEVPLENRENGSRQLYFVDGGVLDNRPFSYTIQEIYYRTAYRPVERRLFYIDPSPDRFFDSPTYREMPKPNLLQVVGDSLVGMPSYESIANDLKAIEEHNQRVRRYRRLMAVIKDLPPQSQSSSAEAHQAPSNAEIIYLRCRFIELRDRVLQLLFQEVNESDNPDSLMLNRDKKQTLEKAAKLLTQSAKTEEERQEREVKLQGLSQEIRNLDVEYALRKHFYLLENIWQQMCGDQSETAAVMDGETYAVFKNLAGDISRQVELLEVVRSALSFLFQLDTVRQAFNSRLDAAAANQAGTVEVYDYLLKLHRFLLDDSGLEAFLPTSEQTTRSMNPLQPVPADFLKTIDAPLEPQKSSYGLSSQTISSIFEQLKRRAAQLNTAAELETLLAPYSYRGNENDNDQYRSILRRIERFSGNLIALRSLDETTNLLNKFNNFRDVDATLYSYEYLADFSSKEMIELFRISPNDADRGYGKGKNLNNKLAGDQFLAFGGFFKRSWRSNDILWGRLDGLNRLIDALITPEALKNFPNFVQRQSEQLGMEPADYLSELLTLLPQSSKAEEQSKIAEYLQKLQTDGALPSDEFEDFLNQLVTVGHRDILEADLDRVIQDEINEQLGWESPRVATASASSTTGSVAKPAVQYMPTTGAFNQTINTLMAQSLATNALKDLDRESFFKDGYQVGSETLTGSIPEIVLKNLIARTGLILRDVIASFPSDPIRYQGLRNNRIYRLGNKLLQFFYLSVQRKSPKGLQSSAASRQLFWFDWDSILLFFVVASIVVILASLVALAFKLPLFGLTLLGVVVLALSVLALRWFS, from the coding sequence ATGCCGAGTAAACTACAAGAAAAACCTGAATTTAGACAGGAATTCCGTTTAGGTTTAGTCGTCTATGGCGGTGTTTCTCTAGCAATCTACATGAACGGCGTCTGCCGAGAGTTTTATGAAGCGGTTCGGGGACGAGGTATCTATAAACTGATTAAAGCTTTAACCGATTCAGATATTATTGTTGATGTGGTTTCGGGCACTTCTGCTGGAGGCGTAAACGGTGTTTTACTCAGCTATGCCCTAACGAATAGTAATGAAAAGATAGCAGTTGAATTTGAGAATTTTGCGAACATTTGGCGTGAAAGCGGGGACATTGGCAAACTGCTGCGTTCTGTAGAACCGTTCCAAGTGCCAACGCCAGAGCGGAAGGTGAATTCGCTTTTAGATGGTGAGGGATATTATGAAAGTCAGCTATTTCAAGCTCTACAGGCAGCAAAGCTTGAGCCAACTCGGTTTACAAGTGAGTGGTTTTCAGAATCGAGTGAGTTAGATCTTTTTGTCACAGGAACCGACGTTTTAGGGAAAGTTTCAACCGCCTTTGATAATACAGGTCGCGTGATTGAAGTCAAAGACCATCGATCGGTTTTTCACCTGAAGCATCGGCGCGATCGAAAAGAGCCTTTTGTGCCTGAACCGATTACTCAACGTGCCCTGGCAAAACTGTGCCGGATTACTTCTTGTTTTCCGGTTGCCTTTCCAGTCGTTTGTGTCAAGTTGGACAGCAGCAATGACCCTGATTCTAAGCTGGTTGAATGGGGAGCACTCAAAAATCGATCGCTGCCTGCTAGAGAGGAAGTGCCGCTAGAAAATCGAGAAAATGGCAGTCGTCAGCTTTATTTTGTGGATGGCGGTGTACTGGATAATCGTCCGTTCAGCTATACCATTCAAGAAATTTACTACCGTACTGCCTATCGTCCCGTTGAGCGAAGACTCTTTTATATTGATCCCAGTCCCGATCGCTTTTTTGATAGCCCAACCTATCGAGAAATGCCCAAGCCCAATCTGTTGCAGGTTGTTGGAGATTCTCTGGTGGGGATGCCTAGCTATGAAAGTATTGCTAATGATTTAAAGGCGATCGAAGAACATAACCAGCGAGTTCGGCGCTATCGGCGGTTGATGGCGGTGATCAAAGATTTGCCGCCCCAATCTCAAAGTTCTTCAGCAGAAGCGCACCAAGCACCTTCAAACGCAGAAATTATCTATCTTCGCTGCCGTTTTATTGAGTTACGCGATCGAGTTTTACAACTGCTGTTTCAAGAGGTCAATGAGTCAGATAACCCCGACAGCTTGATGCTTAATCGAGACAAAAAACAAACTTTAGAGAAAGCAGCAAAGCTTTTAACGCAATCTGCTAAGACCGAAGAAGAGCGGCAAGAACGAGAGGTTAAACTGCAAGGGTTGAGCCAGGAAATCCGCAATCTTGATGTTGAATATGCTTTAAGAAAGCACTTTTATCTTCTAGAAAATATCTGGCAGCAAATGTGCGGTGACCAATCCGAAACGGCTGCGGTAATGGATGGAGAAACCTACGCTGTCTTTAAAAATTTAGCAGGGGACATCAGCAGACAGGTTGAATTATTGGAAGTCGTCCGATCGGCTCTATCTTTTCTATTTCAACTGGATACCGTTCGGCAAGCTTTTAATTCACGCTTAGATGCTGCTGCCGCAAACCAAGCTGGCACTGTAGAAGTTTATGACTATCTCTTAAAACTCCACCGCTTTCTCCTGGATGACAGTGGCTTAGAAGCATTTCTGCCGACTTCAGAACAAACAACTCGTTCCATGAATCCTCTCCAGCCTGTCCCGGCAGACTTTCTGAAAACGATCGATGCTCCACTGGAACCGCAAAAATCATCTTATGGTTTGTCGTCTCAAACAATTTCGAGTATCTTCGAGCAGTTGAAGCGGAGAGCAGCCCAACTGAATACAGCAGCCGAATTAGAAACGCTTCTCGCGCCTTATTCCTATCGGGGCAATGAAAATGATAATGATCAGTACCGCAGCATTTTGCGCCGAATTGAACGCTTTTCTGGAAACTTAATTGCGCTTCGATCGCTTGATGAAACAACTAATCTGCTGAATAAATTCAATAACTTCCGTGATGTTGATGCAACGCTTTATTCCTACGAATATCTAGCAGACTTTTCCTCAAAAGAAATGATCGAGCTTTTCCGTATCAGCCCAAATGATGCCGATCGGGGCTATGGGAAGGGCAAGAACCTCAACAATAAATTAGCAGGAGATCAGTTTCTCGCATTTGGCGGCTTTTTCAAGCGATCGTGGCGCTCAAATGACATTTTGTGGGGCAGGTTAGATGGCTTGAATCGTCTGATCGATGCGCTAATTACGCCAGAGGCTCTGAAGAATTTCCCTAATTTTGTTCAGCGACAATCAGAACAACTCGGCATGGAGCCTGCTGACTATTTAAGTGAGCTGTTAACCCTGCTTCCCCAGAGTTCAAAAGCAGAAGAGCAAAGCAAGATTGCTGAGTATCTGCAAAAGCTGCAAACGGATGGAGCACTTCCAAGTGACGAATTTGAGGACTTTTTGAATCAGCTAGTCACCGTTGGACATCGAGATATCTTAGAAGCAGATCTCGATCGGGTGATCCAGGATGAAATTAATGAACAGCTTGGCTGGGAGTCTCCGCGTGTCGCAACTGCCTCAGCATCGTCAACCACAGGTAGCGTAGCCAAACCAGCAGTTCAATACATGCCCACGACTGGCGCATTTAATCAAACAATCAATACGTTAATGGCACAGTCGCTTGCCACAAATGCTCTGAAGGATCTCGATCGAGAAAGTTTCTTTAAGGACGGCTATCAGGTTGGTTCTGAGACGCTAACTGGCAGTATCCCTGAAATTGTTCTCAAAAATTTGATTGCTCGAACCGGATTAATTCTACGAGATGTTATTGCGTCTTTTCCCAGCGATCCTATCCGCTATCAAGGCTTACGAAACAACCGGATCTACCGCTTGGGGAATAAACTGCTGCAATTCTTTTATCTATCTGTTCAACGTAAGAGCCCGAAAGGATTACAGAGCAGCGCAGCATCTCGTCAGCTTTTCTGGTTTGATTGGGATTCTATTTTGCTCTTTTTTGTGGTTGCCAGCATCGTTGTTATTCTGGCAAGTCTAGTTGCGCTTGCTTTCAAATTACCGCTGTTCGGTTTAACGTTACTTGGGGTTGTGGTACTGGCTCTGAGTGTCCTGGCGCTTAGATGGTTCTCTTAG
- a CDS encoding Rieske 2Fe-2S domain-containing protein → METTPTLHREMEMGQAIDQNDRQPSELPAGGDDPDRFDWLEAWHPVFYVEDLDKDQLTPLTLLDINVVIWWDRQSESWCVLEDKCPHRLAPLSEGRIAADGLLECPYHGWAFTGEGTCDRIPQQREGGAAETSQRACVRSFPAVVKQGLLFVYPGKVENAARVKVPIIEAMEESPSEWVCLNTFRDLPYDALTLLENVLDSSHVPFTHHQSVGNRSNASPVELEVVASGRQGFDGVWEEGPRKGTLGRQQTKFVAPNFMWHDLTSKQFGRTLTVVYATPTRKGECRLFARFPFKFSSKIPALAIKLTPRWYSHIGQNGVLEDDQIFLHYQERYLEAAGGTANVNKAFYMPTKADAFIKAFRQWVNQFQAEPFAGEPLTPPRSKAALLDRYHSHTEQCSSCRAALRRVQQIQRLVGIVGASVWLVTPLLTVLLGYSAPLPIAFSTGTSLLLGGLWLGLNRLKRQFYEGRAVPPRNFPEKAARSSTTKSS, encoded by the coding sequence ATGGAAACAACGCCGACGCTTCATCGGGAAATGGAAATGGGTCAAGCAATTGACCAGAACGATCGCCAACCCAGTGAACTACCCGCAGGTGGGGATGACCCCGATCGGTTTGATTGGCTTGAGGCATGGCATCCGGTTTTTTATGTCGAAGATCTGGATAAAGATCAGCTCACGCCGTTAACGCTACTCGACATCAATGTTGTGATTTGGTGGGATCGACAGAGCGAATCCTGGTGCGTGCTGGAAGACAAATGCCCACATCGCCTCGCGCCGCTCTCGGAAGGCAGAATTGCTGCAGATGGTCTATTGGAATGCCCCTATCATGGCTGGGCGTTTACGGGAGAAGGAACCTGCGATCGAATTCCGCAACAGCGAGAAGGGGGAGCCGCTGAAACTTCTCAACGAGCTTGTGTGCGGTCATTTCCGGCAGTGGTGAAGCAGGGCTTGCTGTTTGTTTATCCGGGCAAGGTGGAAAATGCCGCAAGGGTCAAGGTTCCCATCATTGAAGCAATGGAGGAATCGCCCTCTGAGTGGGTTTGCCTCAACACCTTCCGTGATTTGCCCTATGACGCGCTGACGCTGCTCGAAAACGTCCTGGACTCAAGCCATGTTCCTTTTACGCATCATCAATCGGTCGGCAATCGATCGAATGCCAGCCCAGTTGAGTTAGAGGTAGTGGCATCCGGCAGGCAAGGGTTTGATGGTGTTTGGGAGGAAGGACCGCGTAAGGGCACATTGGGACGACAGCAGACAAAATTTGTTGCTCCCAATTTCATGTGGCATGATTTGACCTCGAAACAGTTTGGCAGAACGCTAACGGTGGTTTATGCAACCCCAACCCGCAAGGGAGAATGTCGTCTGTTTGCGCGCTTTCCGTTCAAGTTCTCGTCCAAAATTCCGGCACTGGCAATCAAACTAACGCCTCGCTGGTATTCGCACATTGGGCAAAATGGCGTTCTTGAAGATGATCAAATTTTCCTGCATTATCAAGAACGTTACCTGGAAGCGGCAGGCGGGACTGCTAATGTGAATAAGGCATTCTATATGCCCACCAAAGCGGATGCCTTTATCAAAGCATTTCGACAGTGGGTCAATCAGTTCCAGGCAGAGCCATTTGCTGGGGAGCCTTTAACCCCTCCTCGCTCAAAAGCCGCCCTCCTCGATCGCTACCATTCTCATACTGAACAATGCAGCAGTTGTCGTGCCGCGCTGCGGCGAGTTCAGCAAATTCAGAGATTGGTTGGAATTGTCGGAGCAAGTGTTTGGTTGGTTACACCTCTGCTCACCGTGCTGCTGGGCTACTCCGCCCCGTTACCGATCGCCTTCTCGACTGGGACAAGCCTGCTGCTGGGAGGCTTATGGCTGGGGCTAAACCGCCTCAAACGCCAGTTCTATGAAGGTCGAGCTGTTCCACCCCGCAATTTCCCCGAAAAAGCTGCCCGTTCAAGCACCACAAAATCATCCTGA